A single genomic interval of Arthrobacter globiformis harbors:
- a CDS encoding PH domain-containing protein, whose product MRKELLPGEQVIVVTRPQPRVLFLPAVVFVVVPALAAFASAWIIRGGLSALAPAITGEWTFWAVAGCVLAGLWILLGYCLPRLLRWQATRYFLTSQRVLARYGMLRRRNRQVFLASVRNVTISQSMLQRMLRSGNISLDAGHHFGNVLKDVPEVATFHRFLLDALDELPDDEPFGFGQAPDEPGARFPRDVREGGRDER is encoded by the coding sequence ATGCGTAAAGAACTCCTCCCGGGCGAGCAGGTCATCGTGGTGACCCGCCCGCAGCCCAGGGTGCTGTTCCTTCCGGCGGTGGTTTTCGTTGTGGTGCCCGCCCTGGCGGCATTCGCAAGCGCGTGGATTATCCGCGGCGGCCTGTCCGCGCTTGCCCCGGCCATCACCGGGGAATGGACGTTCTGGGCGGTGGCCGGCTGTGTGCTGGCCGGCCTGTGGATCCTCCTGGGGTACTGCCTGCCCCGGCTGCTGCGGTGGCAGGCGACCAGGTATTTCCTGACCAGCCAGCGGGTCCTGGCGCGGTACGGCATGCTCCGGCGCCGGAACCGGCAGGTTTTCCTGGCCTCGGTGCGTAATGTCACAATCAGCCAGTCGATGCTCCAGCGGATGTTGCGTTCGGGGAATATATCCTTGGATGCCGGGCACCATTTCGGCAACGTGCTGAAGGATGTGCCGGAAGTTGCCACCTTCCACAGGTTCTTGCTGGACGCCCTTGATGAGCTTCCGGACGACGAACCATTTGGATTTGGTCAGGCGCCGGATGAGCCCGGCGCCCGGTTTCCGCGGGATGTGAGAGAAGGTGGAAGAGATGAACGATGA
- a CDS encoding adenylate/guanylate cyclase domain-containing protein → MNDEDQRGAQETGTHEAGTDGFGTDGSGTDESGAQDTGHREVTDAVVENPATGTLSAERIAAKSLESRLLGGERKLRRREVAGGVGLSLLSARKLWRALGFPNFGDDDVAFTERDQAALSTAVGMVRNGKLTEEAAISVTRAIGQMTDRMVVWQIEALVEDMVHEQGLTDAQARKRLVHELPALVDPLEEMLVYSWRRQLNAGVQRLAVRAEAGLQASEEGREGDEDDAPLPLARAVGFADLVSYTSLSRRMNEKTLAKLVQRFENKCAEIISVGGGRLVKTVGDEVLYIAETPAAGAEISLALAEAFTRDEILPEARVAMVWGRILSRLGDIYGPTVNLAARLTTLADPGTVLVDSMTAAALDQDERFVLIPQDVENVRGFGEIQPVTLARGQGKGLVLD, encoded by the coding sequence ATGAACGATGAGGATCAGCGCGGCGCCCAGGAGACAGGCACCCACGAGGCCGGCACAGACGGGTTTGGCACAGACGGGTCTGGCACAGACGAGTCAGGCGCGCAGGACACCGGTCACCGGGAGGTGACGGACGCCGTCGTCGAAAATCCGGCCACCGGTACCCTGTCCGCGGAGCGCATAGCGGCAAAGAGTCTCGAATCAAGGCTTCTCGGCGGGGAACGCAAGCTGCGCCGCCGCGAGGTGGCGGGCGGTGTGGGCCTGTCGCTGCTCTCGGCGCGCAAACTGTGGCGGGCACTGGGCTTCCCGAACTTCGGTGACGACGACGTCGCCTTTACGGAACGCGACCAGGCGGCCCTGTCCACGGCTGTGGGCATGGTCCGGAACGGAAAGCTCACCGAGGAGGCAGCCATCTCGGTCACCCGTGCCATCGGGCAGATGACGGACCGCATGGTGGTGTGGCAGATCGAGGCCCTGGTTGAGGACATGGTCCACGAACAGGGGCTTACCGACGCCCAGGCCCGCAAGCGGCTGGTCCACGAACTGCCTGCCTTGGTGGATCCCCTCGAGGAGATGCTTGTCTACTCTTGGCGGCGTCAGCTTAACGCCGGTGTGCAGCGGCTGGCTGTCCGGGCGGAAGCCGGCCTGCAGGCCAGCGAGGAGGGCCGCGAAGGCGACGAGGACGATGCGCCGCTTCCGCTGGCGCGCGCCGTTGGCTTCGCCGACCTGGTGTCCTACACGAGCCTTTCAAGGCGGATGAACGAGAAGACGCTCGCCAAGCTGGTGCAGCGGTTCGAGAACAAGTGCGCGGAGATCATCTCGGTGGGCGGTGGCCGGCTGGTGAAGACCGTGGGCGATGAAGTCCTCTACATCGCCGAGACACCGGCTGCGGGCGCCGAAATATCGCTTGCCCTGGCCGAAGCCTTCACCCGGGACGAGATCCTGCCCGAGGCACGGGTTGCCATGGTCTGGGGGCGGATCCTTTCCCGTCTGGGCGACATTTACGGGCCCACCGTCAACCTTGCTGCCCGCCTCACCACGCTGGCCGATCCGGGGACCGTGCTGGTCGACTCGATGACGGCGGCGGCACTGGACCAGGACGAGCGGTTCGTGCTTATTCCCCAGGACGTGGAGAACGTCCGGGGATTCGGGGAGATCCAGCCGGTCACCCTGGCGCGGGGACAGGGCAAGGGCCTGGTCCTGGACTAA